One genomic region from Stackebrandtia nassauensis DSM 44728 encodes:
- a CDS encoding histidine phosphatase family protein: protein MKRLIVLRHGQTAWNDENRVQGSVDIDLNEAGRAQAGEAAKVLARLTPSVVVASDMRRAVDTAQLVADLVGLDVRIDKRLRERAYGPWEGLTRAQIAERFPEAFELWRARKPFELEDMEVLSEVADRTAAALSEVAAEPGDGTAVVVTHGGSSRQGIVRFLGWSQEQANTMFGMENCHWADLRLEHTGWRMYGYNLSA from the coding sequence GTGAAGCGGCTGATCGTGCTTCGGCACGGCCAGACCGCGTGGAACGACGAGAACCGGGTACAGGGGTCGGTGGACATCGACCTCAACGAGGCGGGGCGTGCCCAGGCGGGCGAGGCCGCGAAGGTGCTGGCCCGGCTGACGCCGAGCGTCGTGGTCGCCAGCGACATGCGCCGGGCCGTCGACACGGCCCAGTTGGTCGCGGACCTGGTGGGCCTGGACGTGCGGATCGACAAGCGGCTGCGTGAGCGTGCCTACGGGCCGTGGGAGGGGCTGACGCGCGCCCAGATCGCGGAGCGGTTTCCGGAGGCGTTCGAACTGTGGCGGGCCCGCAAGCCGTTCGAGCTGGAGGACATGGAGGTGCTGTCGGAGGTCGCCGACCGCACCGCCGCGGCGCTGAGCGAGGTGGCGGCCGAACCCGGTGACGGCACCGCGGTCGTGGTCACCCACGGCGGGTCGTCGCGGCAGGGGATCGTCCGGTTCCTGGGCTGGAGTCAGGAACAGGCCAACACCATGTTCGGGATGGAGAACTGCCACTGGGCGGATCTGCGGCTGGAGCACACCGGCTGGCGGATGTACGGGTACAACCTGTCGGCTTAG
- a CDS encoding ComEC/Rec2 family competence protein, whose product MSAGEAGASVAGQGETSNSAPDLRLAFVALGVWVAAVAVLYLGAGWGIGLSIVACGGVWFGSRGGRAWAKVAGAIAIGVVAGAVIASAQVAVRDALPFRDWVDDERVATMRVTVTDDPLRLRGGQGEKYRVAVRVQRARVGNTEVEVSVRAVVFSPDVGRWRWATVLPGQELTIKGRLAPGETGTLGAADVAVSRAPRLHGEPPWWQQAAGYLRAGLREACADLPDEAAGLLPGLALGDVSTMDEGVDADFRDAGMTHLLAVSGSNVAIVVGAAVLIAIGCGAGRRTRVTVGIAVIVGFVVLVRPSPSVLRAAVMGGLGLLVLSRRGGRDAVPVLSAAVALLLLIDPGLATNLGFVLSVVATAGLVFFASRWIALLRRRGWPEWLAAVVAVPAAAQLAVTPVLAAATGTITPVAVVANALAAIAVPPATVLAVAATMVWPLWPDLAFVLTWLASWPAQWLVSVATHAAQIPSGSLPWPSGFLPGLLLALLIAVALVLLRWRAGRRILLVLLLGIAIGVVPVRMLSGGWPPSGWVMVVCDVGQGDALVLPTGHDSRVVVVDAGPDPRAIDDCLRSLGVERVALLAFSHAHADHIGGVAGVYSGRTVEAVLPPMSDGHGSSGTDRPSGVGPPPGRDRLPALHGEPPGSGGSGWPAGPGAGERLAEAIRETPTVTVRVGDSVGAGRTRLEVLAPDTEFSGTRSDPNNNSFVLRAVVGGVSILLSGDVEEPAQRSVLASGQRLASDVLKVPHHGSAYFDDGFFEAVKPRLAVVSAGRGNDYGHPHPRALRQLRRQGAAVHRTDRDGSFAVVAGDGGLAVVTMD is encoded by the coding sequence TTGAGCGCGGGCGAAGCCGGTGCTTCGGTTGCCGGACAAGGGGAGACGTCGAACTCGGCGCCTGATCTGCGGCTGGCGTTCGTGGCGCTGGGCGTGTGGGTGGCTGCGGTGGCGGTCCTGTACCTGGGAGCCGGGTGGGGCATTGGCCTGTCGATCGTCGCTTGTGGCGGCGTTTGGTTCGGCAGCCGTGGCGGCCGAGCGTGGGCGAAAGTCGCCGGAGCCATCGCCATCGGTGTGGTGGCCGGGGCGGTCATCGCTTCGGCCCAGGTGGCAGTGCGGGACGCGCTGCCGTTCCGCGACTGGGTGGACGACGAACGGGTGGCCACGATGCGGGTGACCGTGACCGACGACCCGCTGCGGCTGCGAGGCGGACAGGGCGAGAAGTACCGGGTCGCGGTGCGGGTGCAGCGGGCTCGCGTGGGAAACACCGAGGTGGAGGTCTCGGTGCGGGCCGTGGTCTTCTCCCCGGACGTGGGTCGCTGGCGATGGGCCACGGTGCTGCCGGGCCAGGAACTGACGATCAAGGGACGGCTGGCCCCGGGCGAGACGGGCACGCTGGGCGCGGCCGACGTCGCCGTATCCCGAGCACCCCGCCTGCACGGCGAACCACCGTGGTGGCAACAAGCGGCGGGGTACCTGCGGGCCGGGCTGCGCGAAGCCTGCGCCGACCTCCCCGATGAGGCCGCCGGACTGTTGCCGGGGCTGGCACTCGGCGATGTGAGCACCATGGACGAGGGAGTCGACGCGGACTTCCGAGACGCCGGAATGACGCACCTGCTGGCGGTCTCGGGCTCGAACGTGGCCATCGTCGTGGGAGCCGCGGTACTGATCGCGATCGGCTGTGGAGCGGGACGCCGCACTCGGGTCACCGTCGGAATCGCGGTGATCGTCGGGTTCGTCGTACTGGTCCGCCCCTCCCCGAGCGTGCTGCGGGCGGCGGTCATGGGCGGGCTCGGTCTGCTGGTCCTGTCGCGACGGGGCGGCCGCGACGCGGTGCCGGTCCTGTCAGCGGCGGTGGCCCTGCTGCTCCTCATCGACCCGGGCCTGGCGACGAACCTGGGGTTCGTGCTGTCCGTCGTGGCCACAGCGGGTCTGGTGTTCTTCGCCTCCCGCTGGATCGCCTTGCTGCGGCGGCGTGGCTGGCCGGAATGGCTGGCGGCCGTGGTGGCGGTCCCGGCCGCGGCCCAGCTGGCGGTGACCCCGGTACTGGCCGCGGCCACCGGCACGATCACCCCGGTGGCGGTGGTGGCCAACGCGCTGGCGGCCATAGCCGTCCCACCGGCGACGGTACTGGCGGTGGCCGCCACGATGGTGTGGCCACTGTGGCCAGACTTGGCGTTCGTGCTGACCTGGTTGGCGTCTTGGCCCGCCCAATGGCTGGTGTCCGTCGCCACTCACGCGGCCCAGATCCCGTCGGGGTCACTGCCGTGGCCATCGGGCTTCCTGCCGGGCCTACTACTGGCCCTGCTCATCGCGGTGGCCCTGGTGCTGCTGCGCTGGCGAGCCGGACGCCGCATCCTGCTGGTCCTGCTGCTGGGCATAGCGATCGGTGTGGTCCCGGTCCGAATGCTGAGCGGGGGCTGGCCACCGAGCGGCTGGGTGATGGTGGTCTGCGACGTGGGGCAAGGCGACGCGCTTGTCCTGCCCACGGGTCACGACTCACGGGTCGTCGTGGTGGACGCGGGACCCGACCCGCGTGCCATCGACGACTGCTTGCGCTCGCTGGGTGTGGAGCGGGTGGCGCTACTGGCGTTCAGCCACGCGCACGCGGACCACATCGGCGGCGTCGCGGGTGTCTACAGTGGCCGAACCGTGGAGGCGGTCCTACCGCCGATGTCCGACGGCCACGGGTCCTCGGGCACCGATCGCCCGTCCGGCGTCGGCCCGCCACCAGGCCGCGATCGACTCCCCGCTCTGCATGGTGAGCCGCCGGGTTCTGGTGGGAGTGGTTGGCCAGCGGGGCCGGGGGCGGGGGAGCGGCTTGCCGAGGCGATCCGGGAGACGCCGACGGTGACCGTGCGGGTTGGCGACAGTGTTGGCGCGGGGAGAACTCGGTTGGAGGTGCTGGCGCCCGATACGGAGTTCAGCGGGACGCGTTCGGATCCGAACAACAACTCGTTCGTGTTGCGCGCGGTCGTTGGTGGGGTGTCGATCTTGCTGTCGGGGGACGTGGAGGAACCGGCGCAGCGGTCGGTGTTGGCGTCCGGGCAGCGGCTCGCGTCGGATGTGTTGAAGGTGCCGCATCACGGGTCGGCGTACTTCGACGACGGATTCTTCGAGGCGGTGAAGCCGAGATTGGCCGTCGTCAGCGCGGGGCGCGGCAACGACTACGGGCACCCGCATCCCAGGGCGTTGCGGCAGTTGCGGCGGCAGGGTGCGGCGGTGCATCGCACCGATCGGGACGGCAGTTTCGCCGTGGTTGCCGGGGACGGTGGGCTGGCGGTGGTGACAATGGACTGA
- the rsfS gene encoding ribosome silencing factor, whose translation MVATDLARTVALAAAQAAADKKARDIVLLDVSDEVVITDIFMIASAPNERQVLAIVDAVEDKLRRELDVKPERREGLKQGRWVLLDYADVIIHVQHSQEREYYALDSLWKDCPAIEFVDSAENRAARDGDAAVNSELRDAA comes from the coding sequence GTGGTAGCCACAGACCTTGCCAGGACAGTAGCGCTCGCCGCCGCGCAGGCGGCCGCTGACAAGAAGGCACGAGACATCGTGCTGCTGGACGTCAGCGACGAAGTGGTCATCACCGACATCTTCATGATCGCTTCGGCTCCCAACGAACGGCAGGTCCTGGCGATCGTCGATGCCGTTGAGGACAAGCTGCGCCGCGAGCTCGACGTGAAGCCTGAGCGCCGTGAGGGGCTCAAACAGGGCCGTTGGGTGTTGCTCGACTACGCCGACGTCATCATCCACGTCCAGCACTCGCAGGAGCGCGAGTACTACGCGCTGGACAGCCTGTGGAAGGACTGCCCGGCCATCGAGTTCGTCGACAGCGCCGAGAACCGTGCGGCGCGGGACGGCGACGCGGCGGTGAACTCCGAGCTGCGGGACGCCGCGTGA
- a CDS encoding TSUP family transporter, whose translation METVAPAVLLALFAVALIAGSVDAIAGGGGLLTLPALLLAQIPPVHAMATNKLQSSFGTFTSAMSMRRKGLAGPVDMQAPFLFALAGSAVGTVTVQFIDTRALTVVVPVVLAGIAIYFIAMPKRPDRDVEPRLALAPYNSLVVPGIGFYDGAFGPGTGSFFTAAGVSLRGQRLVPASAQARMLNFATNVASLVVFAIGGKTMWLVGGIMAVGSMSGAYLGALAVSRGGARLIRPIVVVMCLGMLVQYLWRQGWLPF comes from the coding sequence ATGGAAACCGTTGCCCCCGCGGTTCTGCTCGCCCTGTTCGCTGTCGCTCTCATCGCTGGGAGTGTTGACGCCATCGCCGGTGGCGGTGGGTTGTTGACGTTGCCCGCGTTGTTGTTGGCCCAGATTCCGCCGGTGCACGCCATGGCGACCAATAAGCTGCAGAGCAGTTTCGGGACGTTCACTTCGGCGATGTCGATGCGGCGCAAGGGGTTGGCGGGGCCGGTGGATATGCAGGCCCCGTTCTTGTTCGCGTTGGCGGGATCGGCGGTGGGGACCGTGACGGTGCAGTTCATCGATACCCGGGCGCTGACGGTGGTGGTGCCGGTGGTGCTGGCGGGCATCGCGATCTATTTCATCGCGATGCCGAAACGGCCCGATCGGGATGTGGAGCCCCGGTTGGCGTTGGCGCCGTACAACAGTCTGGTGGTTCCGGGGATCGGTTTCTATGACGGCGCTTTCGGGCCGGGGACCGGGTCGTTCTTCACGGCGGCGGGAGTGTCGTTGCGGGGGCAGCGGTTGGTTCCGGCTTCGGCGCAGGCCCGGATGTTGAACTTCGCCACCAACGTCGCCTCGTTGGTGGTGTTCGCCATCGGGGGTAAGACGATGTGGCTGGTGGGTGGGATCATGGCGGTGGGTTCGATGTCGGGCGCCTACCTGGGGGCGTTGGCCGTGTCGCGGGGCGGCGCGCGGTTGATCCGTCCGATCGTCGTGGTGATGTGTCTGGGGATGCTGGTTCAATACCTGTGGCGGCAGGGTTGGCTTCCGTTCTGA
- the holA gene encoding DNA polymerase III subunit delta, with protein sequence MAKTVSGMRLVLGEEELLAERAVAAIVAEARQRDAGIQVHRADAGDLSPGELTTLTSPTLFGGGSVVVVENAQDAKKELAAALNGYLDAPAADVEVVVVHAGGNKGKALAESLRKAGVEVISAAKIKRATDRANFVKEELRRLGARANAAAAEALITAVGHDLRELASACSQLVADTGGKVTVDEINKYYRGRAEVTGFAVADAAVTGDAQAALSGLRWALSVGVDAVPLADALATGVRNIAKVAGARESGYQLASKVGMAPWQVDKAKQQGRGWTPEGLVAAMDVTAELNAAVKGGSEDRAYALERAILAITAARSGR encoded by the coding sequence ATGGCGAAGACGGTATCGGGAATGCGGCTGGTGCTCGGCGAGGAAGAGCTGCTCGCCGAACGGGCGGTGGCCGCGATCGTCGCCGAGGCCCGGCAGCGCGACGCGGGCATTCAGGTTCATCGTGCCGACGCCGGGGACCTCAGTCCCGGGGAGCTGACGACGTTGACCAGCCCGACGTTGTTCGGCGGCGGCAGTGTCGTGGTGGTGGAGAACGCCCAGGACGCGAAGAAGGAGCTGGCCGCCGCCCTGAACGGGTATCTGGACGCTCCGGCGGCCGATGTCGAGGTCGTGGTCGTGCACGCGGGCGGCAACAAGGGCAAGGCCTTGGCCGAGTCGCTGCGTAAGGCCGGGGTGGAGGTGATCTCGGCGGCGAAGATCAAGCGGGCCACCGATCGCGCCAACTTCGTGAAGGAGGAGTTGCGTCGGCTGGGGGCTCGCGCCAACGCGGCCGCCGCGGAGGCTTTGATCACCGCCGTGGGGCATGACCTGCGTGAGTTGGCCAGTGCCTGTTCGCAGTTGGTGGCCGACACCGGGGGCAAGGTCACCGTTGACGAGATCAACAAGTACTACCGGGGACGGGCTGAGGTGACGGGGTTCGCCGTGGCCGACGCCGCGGTGACCGGTGACGCCCAGGCGGCGTTGAGCGGGTTGCGGTGGGCGTTGTCGGTGGGGGTGGACGCGGTGCCGTTGGCCGACGCGCTGGCCACCGGCGTGCGCAATATCGCCAAGGTCGCGGGGGCCAGGGAGAGCGGTTATCAGCTGGCTTCCAAGGTGGGGATGGCGCCGTGGCAGGTCGACAAGGCCAAGCAGCAGGGACGGGGCTGGACGCCGGAGGGGCTGGTCGCGGCGATGGACGTCACCGCCGAGCTCAACGCGGCGGTCAAGGGCGGGTCCGAGGACCGGGCCTATGCGCTGGAGCGGGCGATCCTGGCGATCACGGCCGCGCGTTCGGGGCGGTAG
- the nadD gene encoding nicotinate-nucleotide adenylyltransferase — protein MGGTFDPIHNGHLVAAAEVADRCDLDEVVFVPTGQPWHKADTTVSDAEHRYAMTLLATASHPRFRVSRVDVDRPGPTYSVDTLRDLGRKYGPGVRLFFIIGADTVETVLTWKAVDEVFSLATFAAVNRTGHRRGATRLPAHAEVVTVDMPGIDVSSTDCRERVAQGRPIWFLTPDEVVRYIDKHGLYRATVGSE, from the coding sequence ATGGGCGGCACCTTCGACCCCATCCACAACGGTCACCTGGTCGCGGCGGCGGAGGTCGCGGATCGGTGCGATCTCGACGAGGTCGTGTTCGTGCCGACCGGGCAGCCTTGGCACAAGGCGGACACCACGGTCTCCGACGCCGAGCATCGTTACGCGATGACGCTGCTGGCGACCGCCTCGCACCCACGTTTCCGGGTCAGCCGTGTCGACGTCGACCGGCCCGGCCCGACCTACTCTGTCGACACGTTGCGCGACCTGGGGCGGAAGTACGGGCCCGGCGTCCGGCTGTTCTTCATCATCGGCGCCGACACGGTGGAGACGGTGCTGACCTGGAAGGCGGTGGACGAGGTGTTCTCGCTGGCGACCTTCGCGGCCGTCAACCGGACCGGGCACCGGCGCGGCGCGACCCGGCTGCCGGCGCACGCGGAGGTTGTGACGGTCGACATGCCCGGGATCGACGTGTCGTCGACCGATTGTCGCGAACGGGTCGCGCAAGGGCGTCCGATCTGGTTTCTCACGCCTGACGAGGTCGTCCGTTATATCGACAAGCACGGGCTTTATCGCGCGACAGTGGGGTCGGAGTGA
- the lepA gene encoding translation elongation factor 4, translated as MNFAPGATDPQRIRNFCIIAHIDHGKSTLADRMLQITGVVEQRKMRAQYLDRMDIERERGITIKSQAVRMPWKARSGDSTGDEFVLNMIDTPGHVDFTYEVSRSLAACEGAILLVDAAQGIEAQTLANLYLALDNDLTIIPVLNKIDLPAAQPERYAEELAHLIGCEPEDCFKVSGKTGQGVEELLDAIVHQFTPPVGDADAPARAMIFDSVYDTYRGVVTYVRVIDGSLSARERIKMMSTGAVHELLEIGVISPEPIKSAGLGVGEVGYLITGVKDVRQSKVGDTVTGQHRSATEALEGYAEAKPMVYSGLYPIDGSDYPDLREALDKLKLNDAALAYEPETSAALGFGFRCGFLGLLHLEIIRERLEREFGLDLISTAPNVVYQVEMDDGSESEVTNPSEFPDGKIAVVHEPMVKATILTPNDYVGAVMELCQSRRGAMQGMDYLSPERVELRYTLPLAEIIFDFFDQLKSKTRGYASLDYEPTGSQTSDLVKVDILLQGEKVDAFSAIVHKDAAYSYGVRLTETLRKLIPRQQFEVPIQAAIGSRIIARENIRAIRKDVLAKCYGGDISRKRKLLEKQKEGKKRMKTIGRVEVPQEAFIAALTTDASAVDKAAKK; from the coding sequence TTGAACTTCGCGCCCGGCGCCACTGACCCGCAGCGGATCCGAAACTTCTGCATCATCGCCCACATCGACCACGGAAAGTCGACGCTGGCCGACCGGATGCTGCAGATAACCGGTGTCGTCGAGCAGCGCAAGATGCGAGCCCAGTACCTCGACCGGATGGACATCGAGCGCGAGCGCGGCATCACGATCAAGAGCCAGGCCGTGCGGATGCCGTGGAAGGCCCGCAGCGGCGACAGCACCGGTGACGAGTTCGTCCTCAACATGATCGACACCCCCGGCCACGTCGACTTCACCTACGAGGTGTCCCGGTCGCTGGCGGCCTGCGAGGGCGCGATCCTGCTGGTGGACGCCGCGCAGGGCATCGAGGCGCAGACGCTGGCGAACCTGTACCTGGCGCTGGACAACGACCTGACGATCATCCCGGTGCTCAACAAGATCGACCTGCCCGCCGCGCAGCCCGAACGCTACGCCGAGGAACTGGCGCACCTGATCGGCTGTGAACCCGAGGACTGTTTCAAGGTGTCGGGCAAGACCGGCCAGGGTGTCGAGGAACTGCTCGACGCGATCGTGCACCAGTTCACGCCCCCGGTCGGTGACGCCGACGCCCCGGCCCGCGCCATGATCTTCGACTCGGTGTACGACACCTATCGCGGCGTCGTCACCTACGTGCGGGTCATCGACGGCAGTTTGTCGGCGCGCGAGCGCATCAAGATGATGTCGACCGGCGCGGTGCACGAGCTGCTGGAGATCGGCGTGATCTCACCGGAGCCGATCAAGTCCGCCGGGCTGGGTGTCGGCGAGGTCGGTTACCTCATCACCGGCGTGAAGGACGTGCGGCAGTCGAAGGTCGGTGACACGGTCACCGGCCAGCACCGTTCGGCCACCGAGGCCTTGGAGGGCTACGCCGAGGCCAAACCGATGGTCTACTCCGGACTGTATCCGATCGACGGTTCCGACTACCCGGACCTGCGCGAGGCGCTGGACAAGCTGAAGCTCAACGACGCCGCGCTGGCCTACGAACCCGAGACGTCCGCGGCGCTGGGTTTCGGTTTCCGTTGCGGTTTCCTGGGTCTGCTGCACCTGGAGATCATCCGCGAGCGGCTGGAGCGCGAGTTCGGGCTCGACCTGATCTCCACGGCGCCCAACGTCGTCTATCAGGTCGAAATGGACGATGGCTCGGAATCCGAGGTCACCAACCCCAGCGAGTTCCCGGACGGGAAGATCGCGGTCGTCCACGAACCCATGGTCAAGGCGACGATCCTGACGCCCAACGACTACGTGGGCGCGGTCATGGAGCTGTGCCAAAGCCGCCGGGGTGCCATGCAGGGCATGGACTACCTGTCGCCGGAGCGGGTGGAGCTGCGCTACACCCTGCCGTTGGCCGAGATCATCTTCGACTTCTTCGACCAGTTGAAGTCCAAGACCCGCGGGTACGCCTCGCTGGACTACGAACCCACCGGCAGCCAGACCTCCGACCTGGTGAAGGTGGACATCCTGTTGCAGGGCGAGAAGGTCGACGCGTTCTCCGCGATCGTCCACAAGGACGCCGCGTACTCCTACGGGGTCCGGTTGACCGAGACGCTGCGCAAACTGATTCCCCGGCAACAGTTCGAGGTGCCGATCCAGGCGGCCATCGGTTCGCGCATCATCGCGCGTGAGAACATCCGCGCCATCCGCAAGGACGTGCTCGCCAAGTGTTACGGCGGTGACATCTCCCGTAAGCGGAAACTGCTGGAGAAGCAGAAGGAGGGCAAGAAGCGGATGAAGACCATCGGAAGGGTCGAGGTTCCGCAGGAGGCCTTCATCGCGGCCCTGACCACCGACGCGTCCGCTGTGGACAAAGCCGCGAAGAAATAA
- a CDS encoding phosphotransferase gives MRFELGDPVPYDATANRPGYDTLPAEVRADITAHLGSEPVHIAKAGGGFTGGFAGVLTGADESRIFVKAAGPHTPFVTNAYSAEAHISPRLPDGVPAPDLRFASQVGEWVVLGFEAIEGRAARLPLDPHDLDRMLAAWASAAEALTPAPQALVELGLPRFADVVGDTFQNFASIVAGELSAPDLQGFPDHFEELARLEAGFNDVLDVDAVHHGDLRPDNMILADDKVWICDWNNPVIGSPVLDTVAFLVVAHGDGHDAEALLKAHPSASGFDDEEIDVILAAIAGYYLCNGDKPLIENVSRYIRQHQRWNGLATLDWLARRRGW, from the coding sequence ATGAGGTTTGAACTCGGGGATCCGGTTCCGTACGACGCCACCGCGAACCGGCCCGGCTACGACACCCTCCCGGCCGAGGTCCGCGCCGACATCACCGCGCACCTGGGCAGCGAACCGGTCCACATCGCCAAGGCGGGCGGCGGCTTCACCGGCGGATTCGCCGGGGTCCTCACCGGCGCCGACGAGTCGAGGATCTTCGTCAAGGCGGCCGGGCCGCACACCCCGTTCGTGACCAACGCCTACTCGGCCGAGGCCCACATCTCGCCCCGACTGCCCGACGGTGTCCCCGCCCCCGACCTGCGCTTCGCCTCCCAGGTCGGCGAATGGGTGGTGCTGGGCTTCGAGGCCATCGAGGGCCGCGCCGCCCGGCTGCCGCTGGACCCCCACGACCTGGACCGGATGCTGGCCGCGTGGGCCAGCGCCGCCGAAGCCCTCACCCCCGCGCCGCAGGCCCTCGTCGAACTGGGGCTGCCCCGGTTCGCCGACGTCGTCGGCGACACCTTCCAGAACTTCGCCTCCATCGTGGCCGGGGAACTGTCCGCCCCCGACCTGCAGGGCTTTCCCGACCACTTCGAGGAACTGGCGCGGCTGGAGGCGGGCTTCAACGACGTCCTCGACGTCGACGCCGTCCATCACGGTGACCTGCGTCCCGACAACATGATCCTCGCCGACGACAAGGTGTGGATCTGCGACTGGAACAACCCGGTCATCGGCTCGCCGGTCCTGGACACCGTCGCGTTCCTGGTCGTGGCGCACGGCGACGGCCACGACGCCGAGGCCCTGCTCAAGGCCCACCCCTCCGCGTCCGGATTCGACGACGAGGAGATCGACGTCATCCTGGCCGCCATCGCCGGCTACTACCTCTGCAACGGCGACAAACCGCTGATCGAGAACGTGTCGCGCTATATTCGCCAGCACCAGCGCTGGAACGGACTGGCCACCCTCGATTGGCTGGCCCGTCGTCGTGGCTGGTAA
- a CDS encoding helix-hairpin-helix domain-containing protein — protein MRGRVAGLLGLTGSRFLLAGRTRGVLVMLLLIVAVTAGALTWFSWPSPQPAPGAVAVAQTNDGDGGAVGRLKVSVVGDVSEPGIVELAAGARVADAIEAAGGLTPESASPGYLNLARKVKDGELIVVEAEGENPDDPEAPAEPDPSEEPPTGETPDDPNAPGEPVNLNKATEDELATLPGIGPVTAASIVEYREQSGGFDSVDQLTEVDGIGPATLDKLADKVTV, from the coding sequence ATGCGGGGTCGCGTCGCGGGCCTGCTCGGCCTCACCGGCTCCCGGTTCCTGCTGGCGGGCCGCACCCGCGGCGTGCTGGTCATGCTGCTGCTCATCGTGGCGGTCACGGCCGGAGCGCTGACCTGGTTCTCATGGCCCAGCCCGCAACCGGCCCCGGGGGCAGTCGCGGTGGCCCAAACCAACGACGGCGACGGCGGCGCGGTCGGCCGCCTCAAGGTCTCGGTCGTGGGTGACGTCTCCGAACCCGGCATCGTCGAGCTGGCGGCGGGCGCCCGGGTAGCCGACGCCATCGAAGCGGCGGGCGGTCTGACACCCGAATCGGCGTCCCCCGGCTACCTCAATCTGGCCCGCAAGGTCAAGGACGGCGAACTGATCGTGGTCGAAGCCGAGGGCGAGAATCCCGACGACCCCGAAGCTCCGGCCGAGCCCGACCCGTCCGAAGAGCCGCCCACGGGCGAAACCCCCGACGACCCCAACGCACCGGGCGAACCGGTCAATCTCAACAAGGCCACAGAAGACGAACTCGCCACGCTGCCGGGCATCGGCCCGGTCACGGCGGCCAGCATCGTCGAATACCGCGAACAAAGCGGCGGCTTCGACTCGGTCGACCAGCTCACCGAGGTCGATGGCATCGGTCCAGCCACACTGGACAAGCTCGCCGACAAGGTAACCGTGTGA
- the rpsT gene encoding 30S ribosomal protein S20 produces the protein MANIKSQIKRNKQNEKARLRNKAVKSELKTQIRKFHSLAETGDLEAATTQQRVASQKLDKAVSKGVIHKNQAANRKSALAKKLQNVAS, from the coding sequence GTGGCTAACATCAAGTCCCAGATCAAGCGCAACAAGCAGAACGAGAAGGCCCGCCTGCGCAACAAGGCCGTGAAGTCGGAGCTGAAGACGCAGATCCGCAAGTTCCACAGCCTCGCCGAGACCGGCGATCTGGAGGCCGCCACCACCCAGCAGCGCGTCGCCAGCCAGAAGCTGGACAAGGCCGTCAGCAAGGGTGTCATCCACAAGAACCAGGCCGCCAACCGCAAGTCGGCGCTGGCCAAGAAGCTGCAGAACGTCGCTTCCTAA
- a CDS encoding DegV family protein — MPVAVVTDSTACLPPGAEDEYPLTIIPMRVTINGYSGAEGTEITTVDIARAFQERRVEVSTSRPAPGAVAEIYQRLLDDGATGVVSVHLSAALSGTYESAVLAAREFDGKVTVVDSANAGMGLGFCVLAASAAAKRGRGARFVADSASAASSATDTFFYVDTLEFLRRGGRISAAGALLGTALAVKPILHVESGEVKLRDKVRTSTRALARLEDLVVAAGRDGPVDLALHHLRSPERAEELAHRLRDRFGRQVREVFITEVGAVIAAHCGPGLLGAVVHRRVKKLSTTQKLSTGPQAPRSPRPNHARYTGHEYFHASPRTAGHSHR, encoded by the coding sequence ATGCCTGTTGCGGTGGTGACCGACTCGACGGCTTGCCTGCCGCCCGGAGCCGAGGACGAATACCCGCTGACGATCATCCCGATGCGGGTGACGATCAACGGCTACTCGGGTGCCGAGGGAACCGAGATCACCACTGTGGACATCGCTCGGGCGTTCCAGGAGCGGCGGGTCGAGGTGTCCACGTCGCGTCCGGCACCCGGTGCGGTGGCGGAGATCTACCAACGATTGCTGGACGACGGCGCGACCGGCGTGGTGTCGGTGCACCTGTCGGCGGCGCTGTCGGGTACCTACGAGTCGGCGGTGCTGGCGGCGCGGGAGTTCGACGGCAAGGTCACCGTCGTGGATTCGGCGAACGCCGGGATGGGGCTCGGGTTCTGCGTCCTGGCGGCGTCCGCTGCCGCGAAACGGGGGCGGGGAGCCCGATTCGTCGCCGACAGCGCCTCGGCGGCTTCGTCGGCGACCGACACGTTCTTCTACGTCGACACGCTGGAGTTCCTGCGCCGGGGCGGCCGCATCAGTGCCGCCGGCGCGCTGTTGGGCACGGCGCTGGCGGTGAAACCGATCCTGCACGTCGAATCCGGTGAGGTGAAACTGCGCGACAAGGTCCGCACCTCGACGCGGGCCCTGGCGCGGCTGGAGGACCTGGTCGTGGCGGCGGGACGCGACGGCCCGGTCGACCTGGCCCTACACCACCTCCGCTCCCCAGAGCGCGCGGAGGAACTGGCGCACCGGTTGCGGGACCGGTTCGGGCGCCAGGTCCGGGAAGTGTTCATCACCGAGGTGGGCGCGGTGATCGCGGCCCACTGCGGGCCGGGCCTGCTGGGGGCCGTGGTTCACCGACGCGTCAAGAAGTTATCCACAACCCAAAAGTTATCCACAGGCCCCCAAGCCCCCCGGAGTCCCCGCCCCAACCACGCCCGTTACACCGGGCATGAGTATTTCCACGCAAGCCCCCGCACTGCGGGGCATTCACACAGGTAA